A segment of the Crassostrea angulata isolate pt1a10 chromosome 10, ASM2561291v2, whole genome shotgun sequence genome:
ttaaccgcgatggtgtaacgCGGAAAGGATTAAATAACCGCGGGGGGAGCGTGGTCAaacacgggatccgcgttgatGGTACTGTACGTCACATTAATTCTCGGTGAAATATTGTTATGGATCAAAATAACCATAGATTCCACCAGAGATCAATCACAAAGAGTAAACTTTAaacttaatttatatatatatatatatatatatatatatatatatatatatatatatatatatatatatatatatatatatatatatgtgtgtgtgtgtgtgtgtgtgtgtgtgtgtgtgtgtgtgtgtgtgtgtgtgtgtgtttacaaaaaaatattaatctagCAAATTCTAGAAATTATATGTATAAGAAATTACATGAATTACCTGGACACTCAAGAATTTTCTAGAATGAATAACTGACCACTTTAGAATAGTCCAGAATATTCTATTATACAAATctactatatataaaacattatcTATtgtttaaggatgacgtttactcagaacgaaaaaaaaatccgctaatgataatgaaaaaacatatattgtgtgttatagacctttgcttgcattgttatttttcactttcagaaaagtagttcaatgacctactttttgagttaatggccattgaatatttattgaaaaatcaagaaaaatcccataaaattttacactacgattgagattttcttaattataaaaatattactaataattaaacactttaaaaaataagatacagtttatgaatggaaGTGGCACAAAAAAAGtacacaacattaagatttgagcatcaatttaaaaaaaaaattcagttcgaatttcctctatcagttttcaaatccctacccatttttgattcaattttacaaaaagttgaatgacgataatacaaaaacatttatgatattgaactacttatattgacctttttctgttggcataaaatttatatgaggtcaatgatcaacaTTTGAAGATTTGATGTCTTTggtcgtttttaagcatttttcaatatttttattatttgtgccataagtttattttaatgaataagtgaggtaaaaccaacggAAAACATGCAAAATTACGTAGACTTAAATATCAAatcctaacttttaatattagactactgccaaaaaacttttagcagaatacaaaatctgcaaaatttagtccgaatttcctctgtttggctaaaagtcaattttggtttgagcataattccataataacgtaaaactattgaatgttttgtcaataataattcatttcataaacacattttgtgtttagaacaaattttactcattacattgaactttttaacaatcggaatttgagaactcaaaccctgagtaaattACACCCTTAAGGATTTTTCTCTAATTATGTTTAATAGTGAATATTTATGGTCATATCgaatttaaaatcaatcaaaaattaaagTAGTCTTTGAGAACGTCGTTGAGTTCAATGAATAATTCCAAAGCTTCATAGGGATGAACTGGGATTTGAACACAGGTTTTTGTTAAGTTCACAGGTTCTTCGAACTCTCTTTGCTACATATTTCTTCTTTCcatacaaattaaaacaaacgtTAATATCTTCAGCATtgtttaaagtgttttaaaGTCTGGCCCGTCTGTCAGTTTAAGCCCAAAATACAAGACATCTGCTTGGTTTTCCAGTAGGCAGTTCAGCATATCGTCTCTGTGGCCGAATTCCATGATAATTCATGTCATTCGCTATTCTATCCAAAATCAGTTTACATGACGTCCATGAAGAAAATTGCAGACACTCTTTCACAATAGGATTGTCTAAGTCGAACATTCCAATATCCCCGATATCTATGAATAAATTAATCCACAAATAAATCCAAGCTTCTTAAGAACTCCTCACCACGCTTCTATTCTTTGGTCGAACGTGCTTTTTCCATACATAAAACGTTTAACACATTGCAGCCATAGAATCATTTGAATAGAATTGAAGAAGAGGTTTCAAGCAACTAACACTTTTATTTTCTGTTCCCCTATCAACTCGTAAAACTcttgaaacaaattttacatGATGCATAcaattaagataaaatttgacaataacATCTAGACTGTTATTGGTAAATGCAGCATAATTCTAACCACGTAATTTGTCTACTGTATTACTATATTATAAAGTATATCatcatatattattatagtTCTGTAATTCACAAATAATATACGTAATATGTTATTATTCGAATACATGATTATAGTTATATAAGTATAGCATCCTATCTTATTATACAAATTTATGTAACATGACGTATTATACAAGAAGAGGGTATTATACATAGGCTATGCCTCCAATCCcattgaatttattcaataaaatatgtttaaatttaaaaattcgtCTACTGTACCTAAAaagtaacaaataaataaaaattaacactGATTAAGAAGTAAGTCAATATGTTCTTCCTGGGCTCATAACAATTAAGAAGTAAGCCAATGTCCTCCCAGGGCTTCCGTACGTAGGTACTCTACACTGAGTCATGTATCGCATACTTTTtataacctttgtaaccttttaaaCGATGAACTCatgtatagttttataaaaGACCCTTTAAAATTGTACGTAAGCGATGTGTCATGCTCGGGCAAGAGACTCAAAGCCTGCATTCCAAAACCTTTAGTCCTAAATGAGGTTAAATAATTCAGGCACAGTAAAATcctaattgaaaatatataaacatattatcAACAATTTGTCATATTTGGCGATCCTGTGTCTGCAGTGAAGGCCCTGATAGTGCTTTTTAATAAACTGCTTGTGAAACAACGATTGGACTAAAGGAGATCAAGAAGGTGGAAAGCTTATAAAACGTACAAATTTTGGACAGTCTGAATAAAACCACCCCCTTTCTCCTTGTACTTGCCAGGGTCTAACAGTTTCCACTGGTCGCCTTCACGCGATCTCTACATTTGCATACGATCTAAATACACCCCAACCAATCACAAACATGCTTTTATCTGTTTTACGAGAAGTGTATCTCTTCAAAACTGGAGCTTCCATAGAAAACaagattgaattatttttagggtcttcagcggaagacccttctattattgtaatgtttctttttcacttttttttaattcttttttttttctttacaatttttgtgcagaagatttctcggagatgggtggtccgatttttgtcaaattttcagcaTCGATCTATTATCATCTAAACTTGAtacgcttttttttattttgtaaaaatcacttccggttcggacttatccgccattttgtcattttttaaaaagttcttgtcCACACATTTTCTCAAAAGCGAGCAAAGATaggaagctgaaattttcaggaatgatagataacatgaacatctagcctcacgaggaaaatcattgtccggaaattccgagtacggaagctagctggggtcaaaatataggacacatTTTTGACGAATACTCCTTGTCCACACATttcctcaaaaacgagcaaagataggaagctgaaattttcaggaatgatagatgaCATAAAcatctagcctcacgaggaaaattATTGTCCGGAAACttcgagtacggaagctagctggggtcaaaatataggacacgtttttTACGAATTCTCCTTGTCCACGCATTTCCTCAAAAACAAGCAAAGATAAGAAgctgatattttcataaatgataGATGACATGAACATCTAGCCTTACGAGGAAAACCATTGTCcagaaattccgagtacggaagttaaattttaaaactcaatGGATGTGTAAAAAtaacctcagactaattttaaaacatattatctaagttgcactttaattctgcgtctaataaaatcgttttcaaaatgtgggatgaaatttaatttttgtgaaaattttaaatttaattaaatcgtaataaaatgacctcagactaattttaaaacttaatatctaagttgcgcttacaattttgtgtcCAATGAAGTCTTTCTCGAATAAAtaagatgaaatttaattttttttaaatttaaaatttaattaaatcgtaataaaatgatctcagactatttttaaaacatgatatccaGGTtgtgcttacaattctgcgtctgatgacatttttttcgaattgatcgaatgaattttaaatttttaaaaaattttaaactcatttaaatcgcgttaaaatgacctcagactaattttaaaacatgatatctaagtcgtgcttagaattctgcgtctactgaattgattggatggtttttaaattttttgaaaattttaaatttaataaaatcgtgtttaaattacctcagactaatttttaaacataatatctaagttgcgcttagaattctgcgtctaatgacatctttctcgaattaattgaatgaattttcaattttttgaaaattttaaatttaattaaatcatgttaaaatgagctgagactaatttaaaaacaaaatatttaagttacgcttacaattctgcgtctgatgacatcttttttgaattgatcgaatgaattttaaatttttcaaaaaatttaaactcatttaaatcgcgttacaatgacctcagactaattttaaaacatgatatctaagttgtgctTAGAATTCTGCGTCCATTGACATCCTTCtcaaattgattggatgaatttaaaaattttcaaaaattttaattttatttaaatcgcgttaaaatgacctcagactagttttaaaacatgattactaagttgcgcttacaattctgcgtctaatgacatctttgttgaattgattggatggtttttaaattttttgaacattttaaatttaattaaatcgtgtttaaattacctcagactaatttttaaacataatatctaagttgcgcatagaattctgcgtctaatgacatctttgtcaaattgattggatgattttttaattttatgaaaatttaaaatttaattaaatcgtgtttaaatgacatcagactaatttttaaacataatatctaagttgcgctttgaattctgcgtctaatgacatctttcttgaaatgattggatgaattttaaattttcaaaaaaatttaaatttaattaaatcgtgtttaaattacatcagaataatttttaaacatgatatctaagttgcgcttagaattctgcgtctaacgacatctttctcgaaatgattggatgaattttaaattttttgaaaatttaaaaaaaaatttagatcatgtgaaaataaattattgaacggaagacccactcgttgctcgcaacgagatcgaatctagtttcTATCTATATTTCCTAAGCAGTGAAAACCCTTCCCTGATTGGTCAGAAGTAAAGGTCGTGTGAAGATGACCTTCTATGCATACCTGTCAGACCCTGAGGAGTGTAAGGAGAAAGGGAAaggttttaatcagactgacAATTGGATCTTGTTCACTCTTTAATGTATTGATTTCTGACACATATATTCCACCATAAAATACTATAAGTTTTACTTCCTGCTGTATAATCACACTAGGAATGTTGTTTTAATAGGCTTTTAAGGTGTCCAAACATGTTAACTGCTCGatttatattgatattaaatgtatttattgtaaTACGGAGCTATGGTAAGGcatttattgtcattttaatCAACAACTGTAAGCAAGTTTTTCTTAGTATAATTGCCAAACATTCATACCTCTTGAATGCATTCTGATACGTTCTCTTATGCAGATTTTAACATTTCgttgtataattttaaaatgttggtcTATACCTGTTTAAGACTTGAATAATTAATGTATGGCGGCAGGGccttctttttatattttaatatttcatttcctTCTATGTGTACAAAAAAGTATGATGCAAAGTCATACAGCAAATAAGAGTTTGGCTACTATTGCTATAttcttatgtataaaaaaatatattgtttcttataacatcaaacGCATTTTGATAACATCAAAATAATGAGGTATGTGTTAAAAATGTCCATTAATAAGAAATACATAAACAGATGATTTATCTGCAAATAAGAGTGCTGCCCAGTATAGAATTTTTGAGTCCTGTCCTACATGTGTGGCAACAGATGCATTGGACAGAAACATGGGCACATGTATGCGAACTATAATGGGATTAACATCACCAGATAAATTCACATATTGGTACGTAGACCTTGGAGATATAGGCATTGTGTACAATGTCAGGATACAGTTCAGGGACTATGGAGAGGAATATGGTAAACAGACGTTTTTCTTGGTTATTGTGTAAGATTTTATAGACATGTAATTAATAGTTTTAAATGTTAACAACATTATACCAATTGAATTCCGAACTTGTTCCAACACATAACGCATTTTAGGTTTACGGaagtgaaaaaataacaatttttttctacaaatattTAATACTCATTTTAATCACAAGCCTCACAGTAACATCTTTATATTATGTAGTCCTCAGACAGAGAGGACGCTTCGCTGGGTTTTCCTTGTATGTGTCCAACACAACTGACAGAAATGACGGGTTTCTATGTTATAACAACGGACCGGAGTTACCTCCCTTGGATTTCAACACAAACTGTTTAACATATGGACAATATGTTATCTTTTACAATGAAAGAGTAAATGGAACAACCTATCCTCTAGGTTATGAAATAAATTCGGTTTTTACAGAGCTGTGCGAAGTAACTGTGACAggtattttatcaatatttagaaCTGTtagtaatatatttttgataatttaattgcATTTGATTCAATTTCTGTGTTCTAATATGATCAGCATTAAttatctgtttaaaaaaaaggttgttCCTCTTCTGGTGTTTACGGAAAGAACTGTGAAGCCTGTCCATACAACTGTCAGGGACATAGATGTGACATCATCAATGGaacttgttttatttgtacaccTGGGTGGTTAGGACCACACTGTGACAAaggtaatttgaaaaaaaaaatagtaaaccTTCTTAAAATACTATCAATGAAGCTCTGCACAATTTTTTATTGATGTACCTTACCTTTATAAAAAAGCGTGTCCTGCCGGGTATTATGGTCTAAAGTGTGAGTCAAAGTGTGTTGGACATTGTAAAGACAGCAAGACTTGTAATCACACCAATGGTTTGTGTAACAACGGATGTGATGATGGTTGGACTGGACTAAACTGTACAAAAGGTTGTcagaatattaataataattataatgtttttaaGTCAACGAAACCTTTTATTTAATGAGAAAGAGTATACAAGTCTAATTTCTTCATTCATGGCATATGCTTATATgtgtttattaaatataaaaaaaaaattattttaaaaattacagaaTGTCCATCAAAAACCTATGGACCAGACTGTGTGCATAATTGTAGTGGACAGTGTTTACGTGACGTTGCATGTAACATAACAACCGGAAAGTGTGATACTGGCTGCGATTTTGGGTACACTGGAGAATTTTGTGAAACAGGTTTGATAATTAAGATCAAATGAAGACTGAAATATGCGCTTATCTTGACAGCTGATTATTTTGATTCTTCGTTGCAAATCATATGATATACGTGTTATCATTATCAATATCAATGCTAACAAAATGTTTACAGAATGTCCTTTTGGAACCTATGGACCAGACTGTGTGCATAACTGTAGTGGGAATTGTTTAGGTGCCGTTGCATGTAATAGAACGACCGGAACGTGTGACACTGGTTGCGATTTTGGGTACACTGGAGAATTGTGTGAAACAGGTTTGATAAACTGCAGATAAAATTATAgctatttcataaattattttttttgctaaAAAGATAAGCCtctataataaatacatgtatcttaatcaTAAAAAGTATTATGAACTAGTATTGacaattttatagaaatttatgACAATGTACACGTTTGGTTTCAAAAGACACATTTGTTATCTTAAAACGCCAAttgttaaaacaataaaatttctAGCTATATTAATAACTACATAAAAGGGAGATGCGCCAAAGAAGTAAGATCCCAAACGTTTGGATGTGAAGCCAAATGCCAGTTTTACCTTTTTTGTTCTTCCATGAGGTAGTAAATATGAATATCTATAACGAGTACAATGTTATTCATCTTTTTTTCCAATATgctgtaaatgttttaaaacgaTTTTGAAGCAGGTATCATAGGGCCCATAGTTAAAAGATTAAATGTGTAAACAATGCATATAAATTTTGAGTCACAACCAAAGTAACTACATCTGCAGTACAAAATAATTCAACACTTTATGTTAAGTAAGAGTGGTGGCTTTGTTccaattaattttcaaatttttgcaAATGCGTGTTTCCAATGAGTACTAAATTCGCATCAAATATGGGTTTATGTGTACATTACATCAGACGATCGTGTTGTCATTGCAACATTTTGATTAGCAATAAGTACTCTTCTTAACTTCTTTAGGGACAGTTTAATTAATTATGTTCTTCTATTTAAAGGAATGTAACAATTACTCAATTATACAGACCTTTATGTGTTTTCAACTTTACTAAAATAAAACTCTTTCTAATCATTTgtgaatttatttgaaaaatatctatattgGTAGATACAGAATCTTTCATGCATAAAAGCatgctaaaatatttttataagctgATTTTAATGGACCATTATCTTTAGACTTAAATCACGCATCATAACGACAGAGAAGTTTTTTAATACACCTAACggataatgcataacaaaataattgCATTATATCATGAGATCTCAAAATGATGTCTGTATATTTTCCTCAAATAGCATGAACGTAATACGtgagcaattaaaaaaaagacaaagtCAAGGGCTAAATTTAGTCTTGTATTATGAATAGTACACTTGGTACCTCTTATTTATCTTTTATCGTATAAAACGTAAACATTGATTTCCAAAGAAACTTCTTAATGTACCTTTTACATTATGTGGTAGGTTGTTCTGACGGTGTATATGGAGTGAATTGTAGTAACAAATGCAGTAAGGGTTGTACAGACGAAAACTGTGACATGAACTGTATCAATGGGTGTAGATCTTCAAATGAAGGATTAAAATGTGATGAAAACAGTTAAGTAAAGTAAATGATTTTGTGCATTAAAAAATGGATACAAAAAACCTTTGTTCATGAATTGTTGATTCTGCAAAAATAAACTTCATTCTTCTTATTATATAGCACTTGTATCGAAAGTTTTTTGTCAAATCTCCTCCTCTAAATCtatatttttatgattaaatgatCTAAATATAATTGAATTATTGAATGCTATCAATATTCAAGtactttatttataaacaaatgcCATCCCgctgattattttcaaattatttcctTAAATTTGCATTAAATGATTATTGATTAAAAGATAGTATTcagctgaaaaaaaatgtttaaaagttttaaataattagtcatgggaaattcaattttattgatttttatccTGTCATATACCGATTTCtcgttttttctttaaaaaaatcattttttttgaaaaatcagaaTCAGCTGACCCGCATTTTGAGGCAGTTACAGGAGCAGTTGGAGCTTGTGTTTTCCTCTTAGTTTTTGTTGCTATCATATTGTTTATATTGAGGTAAATATTCTTCAAACTTGCATATTCTATCATTGAATATAGACAATTTTAACCAGGGGTTTTATCTTATTATAATTCGGCAGTGTTTGTCGTCGATGTTGTGGTCATACTGTactcaaaattaattttgtatgaACCCTGAATCAGTTTTGATCAACAGTGGCTCAAAGTAATAAATTGAAGATTACCTTTACTCTGAGCCGGAGTTCAAAGTTCATTATCCGatgtaataaaatgtaatgaGAAAATACTGCATACAAGGGTATTTTCCCTGTATACGTTaacaatttttgattttgacaTCCATGCACGTTTTGTTTATTCGAGGGAGGTATGCAAATACAAAAACAGATTGTATTTTACAATTtgaaccttttttaaaaaaaatgtttgttgcaGTACGATGGCaattacatcattttgagtATGTATAATATTGTGTATATAGTTTTGGATTTACATCATAGGCAGAGacgaaataaaagtaaaaaaactgATGAAAGGGAGGAAACAATGGGATTTTCAACCATGGATGAAAACTTGATTAAAAGTAGCTATATATGAATTTGCAAtgatttatttctatataaaactttaaaaacattctggcatttaagaaaatgtcaaaatgtttaataaatctACAGGTAAGAGAAAGACAGCTGATAAGACTGGAATCCAAAATGACGTTTTAAAATCTGATACAAAAGAAAGAAGTGAAGGTCTGATATCAAACTTAACTGGTTTGACAAAATGTCTTTCTGAAATCAAAAGTACCAAGATGGAAGAAGAATATAAGgtatgttgaacaaaatatcgTAAATATCCAGCAGATGGATTTGACAGAACCGTAGAAAAAAGCcagataaattaatttattaaattcatttaaacagGCGATTCCAAAAGGAGAGTTACACTCATGCATTGAAGGGAAAAGACAGGaaaataaatccaaaaataGATATACAACAATATTTCCATGTAAGATTTACTGATGACCGattgataaagaaaattttcttttattataatcAGATAGATAGTAATATGGTTTAATTTATTAACTGTTcgattatttattatttacagaTGATCACTCTCGTGTTATTATCAATACAGTCGAGTCGAACTACATAAATGCCAACTATATCGAGGTTAGTTAACGTGTATCATCGTAACATTTGCtacattttttaacatcattACGGTAACCGTTTGTATAAAACATTGATATTTACCTGTGTCTTTATAACAGGATGTATTTGGAAAGAAAAAGTACATAGCAACACAAGGTAAATGATTCCTAAAACTAGAAACGTATATGCCCtgtcatacttttttatttttatttaagatttttagctcacctgaaccgaaggttcaagtgagcttttctgatcacttgtTGTCTGTTGTCCGTCAGTCTGTCCCTCCGTATGTAAACgtttcacattttttacttcttctctaaaaccacggGCTTACATTTAACCAAACTTAATACAAAGCATTTTTATGGAAAggggattttaaaatattaaaaaagggCGTAACCCTCTTTAAAACGGAGATAATCTTTAAACAGTGAGTATAAGGTGtgtgtctttaaaaaatcttcttctcaagaaccactgcaccagaaatgtcAATACTTACACAAGgtcttgtatgtataatgaagatttcaaaatgtaaaactcGTCTAAGTCtatttacgcttaaaaaatacaattataaatacTGATCATTTATATCGCTGATTAGCATTACTGATCCAGGGGGCCCCTTGCACCCCAGGTGATGTATATATAGAGAGCCTCTGCGGAGGTATTATCTCGCATGCAAATGTACTGTTtaataaatgcatataaaaaaaaatgtaaaactcgtgaccctcggactagaactggggccccagtcagggttcaaagttaaacaaaGCATTCTTgcggaaagtgtttaaaaatctttttctcatgaACCACTGCACCAAAAATGGCagtatttacacaaaagcttgtctATATAGTAAAGATTCGAAATCGTAAAAATTTTTACCCTCAGACAAAACCTGGGGCCCCAGGTggggttcaaatttaacatagaaacacGTAGgaagaatgtttaaaaagtgtcctttcaagaaccactgcaccagaaatgccatttatttatattaaagattgcttatatagtgaagatttcaaaatataaaaattgttaccctcggaccaaaactgtagccccaggcggggttcaaagtttaacaaagaaatacataggaaaatgtttgaaaattttcatctctAGAACCACAGCACCAAAAATGATAATATGATCACCAGACTAATACTTGGCCCCAAGAGTGGTTTAAAGTTTTACGTAGAAATAATATAAGATAtattattgaaattttctttttgagaactacaaAGCTACAGTTTTTTGAGACTACTATGCAAGCATCTTAAGAttgtgtagattctaaattgttataGCCAACCATAAAACAccgaccaatactggggccccagaaaggggttcaaattttaaaataaatatcatatgcTATGAAATAGAATGTCacaaggaactgttgttcaggtgagcatTTTGGCCCAtggcctcttgttttgaatATCGATGCATTAATAGGTCCAAAGGATAGTACAATTGCTCAATTCTGGAGAATGGTCTGGCAAGAAAACGCAAGAATCATCGTTTGTCTTACAAATATTAGTGAAGCCAAGActgtatgtttaaatttttattttcttcatgtttaaaacaaataatagaGATTTCTTTTCGGTTTGTTgtcatgaaaatttaaagagTTCATTGTATTAATTGTTACATTGCATTGCCTTAATGCAGCTATTGATCTACATTATAAGTGCTTTGTAATTGTTACCTTAGAAAAAATGTGCTAAGTATTGGCCGGACCTTAACGATAAACACATGGAAGGGGACATCAGCGTGCGCTGCTATAAAGAGCAACCCTATGCAGAAAATGTCGTCAGGCATCTTCG
Coding sequences within it:
- the LOC128166010 gene encoding multiple epidermal growth factor-like domains protein 10, with the translated sequence MSGYSSGTMERNMVNRRFSWLLFLRQRGRFAGFSLYVSNTTDRNDGFLCYNNGPELPPLDFNTNCLTYGQYVIFYNERVNGTTYPLGYEINSVFTELCEVTVTGCSSSGVYGKNCEACPYNCQGHRCDIINGTCFICTPGWLGPHCDKACPAGYYGLKCESKCVGHCKDSKTCNHTNGLCNNGCDDGWTGLNCTKECPSKTYGPDCVHNCSGQCLRDVACNITTGKCDTGCDFGYTGEFCETECPFGTYGPDCVHNCSGNCLGAVACNRTTGTCDTGCDFGYTGELCETGCSDGVYGVNCSNKCSKGCTDENCDMNCINGCRSSNEGLKCDENS